The following coding sequences lie in one Helicoverpa zea isolate HzStark_Cry1AcR chromosome 2, ilHelZeax1.1, whole genome shotgun sequence genomic window:
- the LOC124640112 gene encoding transcription termination factor 5, mitochondrial-like: MRSLIKSLKYRSGGLQVSYFCQLASRKYYHNIPFFDFFKKTTGESISKDYIALIKKRHPQIDEVTHDGLECTLQILQKFGITPEEACQDPHVFVMNPITMDNYAEILKECGFIHISAKNIIKYHTLIRLRKIAWLKKEGFLPTDLQLEQRILDKFQEWPDSSKDLQKFSDTDTCILTIRMNILERYLHWKLSVTPEEFQKYCKNYLPLKHKPMSDIQEAINIAQNDIKFDIPGIRRNGFIISADPLHTKLILENCPTLAGMDIRDILKIEPAILKNNYNSIAKVRDVLEEFRISLEAQRRCLKIFCMKPETVRERLEELRNLKEYKVLSTNPRILLLVIHKKKMLNRLSKIESAKKQCFSLNHLVSSSQVFNNYISNFGDKVCGRDIAILISSSLKSLPKRNITTNEPLTSSILKELRRHKYWLHVAMNVIDENIQFLRKTFDDQIIFNNCLILLYPVAEVQYYINNFLSLRTGQEPSGPLKEELNYTHMHLDRLSDDQILSLVLYSIEKKYHFSGDGIWARQDGVRVAAQKI; the protein is encoded by the exons ATGCGGTCGCTTATCAAAAGTTTGAAATATAGAAGTGGAGGTTTACAAGTATCGTATTTTTGTCAACTTGCATCAAGAAAATACTATCACAACATACCGTTTTTTGATTTCTTTAAGAAAACTACAG GTGAATCGATATCTAAAGACTACATTGCCTTAATAAAGAAGAGGCACCCACAGATTGACGAGGTCACCCACGATGGCTTGGAGTGCACTCTACAGATTTTACAGAAGTTCGGCATCACACCCGAGGAGGCCTGCCAAGACCCCCATGTCTTTGTTATGAACCCAATCACTATGGACAACTATGCAGAAATACTTAAAGAGTGTggttttattcatatttctgctaaaaatattataaa ATACCACACACTGATAAGATTGAGAAAGATAGCTTGGCTAAAAAAAGAAGGATTCCTTCCAACTGACCTTCAACTAGAACAGAGAATATTGGACAAGTTCCAAGAGTGGCCTGACAGTAGTAAGGATTTACAGAAATTCTCTGATACTGAtacatgtatat TAACAATACGCATGAACATACTAGAAAGATATCTTCATTGGAAGTTGTCAGTAACACCAGAAGAATTCcagaaatattgtaaaaactATCTGCCTCTCAAACACAAGCCTATGAGTGACATCCAAGAAGCAATAAATATAGCACAGAATGATATAAAGTTCGACATCCCTGGCATTAGAAGAAATGGCTTCATAATATCTGCAGATCCTTTGCATACTAaacttattttagaaaattgtcCCACACTGGCCGGTATGGACATAAGGgacattttgaaaatagaacctGCCATTTTAAAGAATAATTACAATTCTATAGCAAAAGTTAGAGATGTTTTAGAG GAATTTAGGATATCCCTTGAGGCACAAAGAAGGTGTTTAAAAATTTTCTGCATGAAACCTGAGACTGTTCGTGAGCGTTTAGAAGAACTAAGAAATTTAAAGGAGTACAAAGTCTTGTCAACAAATCCTAGG ATTCTACTACTTGTCATACACAAGAAGAAAATGTTAAATCGACTTAGTAAAATAGAATCTGCAAAGAAACAATGCTTTAGCTTAAATCACTTAGTCTCATCTTCGCAAGTCTTTAATAA TTACATAAGCAATTTCGGCGACAAAGTGTGCGGCCGAGACATAGCAATACTCATATCTTCGTCGCTAAAGAGTTTGCCAAAGCGCAATATAACTACCAACGAACCTTTAACCAGTAGCATTTTGAAGGAACTGAGACGACATAAGTACTGGCTACATGTTGCTATGAACGTTATCGACGAAAACATACAGTTTCTCAGGAAGACGTTTGACGATCAAAtcatttttaataactgtttgATTCTTCTTTACCCCGT TGCCGAAGTACAATACTACATAAACAACTTTCTAAGCCTGCGTACAGGCCAGGAACCAAGTGGTCCATTGAAAGAAGAACTGAATTACACTCACATGCATTTAGACAGACTCAGTGACGACCAAATCCTAAGCCTAGTGTTATACAGTATTGAGAAAAAATACCACTTTAGTGGAGACGGTATATGGGCGAGACAGGACGGTGTGAGAGTGGCCGCTCAAAAAATATGA